DNA sequence from the Verrucomicrobiota bacterium genome:
GCCGCCCACGGCGTCGCCCACCACGGCATCCTCCAACGTGGCCGGCTTGCCGGCTTTGATGATCTTGGTTTCCGAAGTGATCTGGAAAGTGCGCTCGCCCACCTTGATCGTCTTGGCCGTTTTATCGACCGCCGTCAGTTTGCCGGTGAATGGGATGACGCCTTGCCGCTTCTCACTTTTCGACGGTTCTTTCTTTTCGCCCGCGGGTTTGTTTTGCGCCTGGACGGATGCTGGTGCGCCCGCGATCACGCCAGCCAGCCAGCCGACAAGTGCTAATTTTGCAATGGTTTTGATCATAACAAGTTTTTGGTTTTATGGTTTAACGAAACAATTCATTGCTACCAGATCAGCGTCGTTGAGCAAGTTCTATTTGGCGTCGCGCCTGGCCGCCAGAATGCAGTTCGGCTTGGCAAAAGTGGCGCATTGCTGGAGACTCGCCCGCGGCGACGCCGGAAAAACACCTTTCGACTCGGACCGTGGCTACGCTTTTGAAAACTCCAACTGATGCAAACTGCTTGAGGCCAACTTCCCACCCGGCGCGAACCACGTTGTCGCGGTTGCGATTGCGCATCACCTCGACGGCGGAATCGATCGTCCGCTCCGGCCACCCTTGGCTGTTTGCCGACAGCATTCGAGAACAGACCCGCACCGGGTCGCCCGGCGAACTCGCGGTGATCTATGATCGGCAAGATCGTTTCCTGGCGGTGGGACTTTTCGATCCCGAGTCGCCGATTCGCGTTCGGATTTTGCACACGGGCAAACCAGTGACGATTGACGACGACTGGTGGACGGCCCGGCTGGACGATGCGATCAAGCGCCGATGCGGTTTGTTTGATGAGCGCACCACCGGCCATCGCTGGATCAACGGCGAGAGCGATGGCTGGCCGGGTTTGGTGCTGGACCGCTACGACACCACCCTCGTTTTGAAACTTTATACCGCCGCCTGGCTGCCGCGGCTGGAAGAGGTCGTCGGCTTGATCAACCAACGGCTGCCCAATGAACGAAGCGTGCTTCGGCTGAGTCGTAACGTTTCGGTGACCGCAGTAAATCAATTCAAGCTATCCGACGGTCAAATCCTTTCTGGCTCTCCACTGATGACACCAGTTTGTTTCCTCGAAAACGGTTTGCGTTTTGAAGCCGATGTTTTGCGCGGGCAAAAGACCGGCTTCTTTCTCGATCAACGGGAGAACCGCCGACAAATTGAGGCGCTGGCAAGTGGCCGTCGAGTGTTAAACG
Encoded proteins:
- a CDS encoding class I SAM-dependent methyltransferase, whose amino-acid sequence is MRITSTAESIVRSGHPWLFADSIREQTRTGSPGELAVIYDRQDRFLAVGLFDPESPIRVRILHTGKPVTIDDDWWTARLDDAIKRRCGLFDERTTGHRWINGESDGWPGLVLDRYDTTLVLKLYTAAWLPRLEEVVGLINQRLPNERSVLRLSRNVSVTAVNQFKLSDGQILSGSPLMTPVCFLENGLRFEADVLRGQKTGFFLDQRENRRQIEALASGRRVLNAFSFSGGFSLYAARGGARSVIDLDISPHALASAKRNFRLNLTDQVVAACRHETVQADAFEWLQVSRAQFDLVVLDPPSFAKSESERTAALNAYRRLTKLGIEHLTDKGILLAASCSAHVTAEEFFEVVRESAAKSGRKFVELQTMGHPPDHPATFKEAEYLKAIYLKFENLRRSPSPARRAGLQKC